Below is a genomic region from Brassica oleracea var. oleracea cultivar TO1000 chromosome C9, BOL, whole genome shotgun sequence.
TCGAACCAGGCACGCGGATCTTGCTTCAACCCATAGATAGCCTTGTGTAGTAGACACACGTTATCAGGATGCTCAGTATCTTCAAATCCTGGAGGTTGTTTCATATAAACTGTCTCAGCTAAATCACCATGTAAGAAAGCATTCTTAACATCTAGCTGTTTGATATCCCAATGATTAACCGTAGGTGTATGTAGAACCATTCGAACTGTTAATGTCCTAACCACAGGACTATAAGTCTCTAAGAAATCAACCCCTTCTTCTTGTTCATTTCCTTTAGCTACAATTCTTGATCTCAACTTCTCAACTGTTCCATCCGCATGTAATTTGACTTTATGAACCCATCTGCAACCGATGACATGATCATCTTTAGGATGTGGAACCAGACTCCATGTTCCTGTCTCATGACATGTACCAACTTCTTCAGACATAGCTCCATTCCAACCAGGGTGGCTAAGAGCTTCAGCCAACGTTCTAGGCTCTTTAGTAACACCTTTTACTGTATGTAACACATATCTTGGGTTTGGTTTCCTAATACCATCCTTTCCCCTCGTAACCATAGCATGCGTGTTGTCTTCTGGTACAGGAGCAGGTGCCTGAACTTGAGTTGGTGCAGGCTCTGGAACAAGATGCTCCGGAATAGGAACATGATTTGGTGAGGGAAGTGGTGGGAAGTCTTCTGCTACATACTGATAGGGAACTGTATTAACAGGAGTTTCATCAACTTGTCTTCGGTTTCCTGTTATAACTTCTTCTTGACTTGCTTCAACAACAGTTTCATCTTCTGAGACAACATGCTTCAATCCTTTATACCAGGCAGCTAACAGAGGTGTTTGTGTCATCAGTTCACTACTCGACTGATAGACATCAAAGAATGGGAACTGGCTCTCATCAAAGAGAACATGTCGACTGATATACACACGTCCTATAGGAGGATGAAGACACCGATATCCTTTATGTTTCTCTGTATAACCCAAGAAGACACATAAAAGACTCTTAGGATCAAACTTGTTTTGCGCATACGGTCTGAGATATGATAACATGCACATCCTAGCACTCTCAGAGCTGAATAGTGAGGTTCAACTCCATTTAACTTCTCATAAGGACTTGTTGTTTTACCCGTAGCTGAGTGAGGAAGCAAATTTGTCAAGAAATTGGCTGTGAATAGAGTTTCAACCCAAAGATTCTGAGGGAGCTTTGCCTCAAACATCATAGACATGCCAAGTTCAAGTAGATGACGGTGCTTTCTCTCAGCCAAGCCATTCTGCTCTGGAGTATGCGGACAAGACAAGTAGTGTTTGATGCCACAACCTGATAGATGAGCCGCAAACTCTTTATTTACAAATTCTCTTCCTCCATCACTCTGAAAGATTTGTATCTTCCTTTCCAACTGATTCTCAACCATGCTTTGAAAGGATTTAAAAACCGAGAACACATCTGATTTGTTCTTAAGAGGATATATCCAACTGAATCTCGAAAAGTTAATTTACCTTTCAAACTGATTCTCAACCATGCTTTGAAAGGATTTAAAAACCGAGAACACATCTGATTTGTTCTTAAGAGGATATAGCCAACTGAATCTCGAAAAGTTGTCAATGAAAATGATATAATATCTGAAGCCTTGAACAGAAGTTACAGGAGCAGGACCCCATACATCACTATGAATCCTCTCTAACGGTTTCTCAGACTGAAAATTTGAACTAGAAAAGGGTAACTTGCAAGTTTTCCCTAGCTGACATGACTCACACATAGTCTTAGAGACTTTATTAACTGAAATAGCTTTTATTGATGATAGATATTGAAGGATTTGCTGGTGAGGATGCCCCAATCTGTTGTGCCATATGACATCACTTGCACACTGCTGCCTAGATGAGTAGAAAGCAAGAAACTGAGGAGTCTCTAACCAGTACAGTCCTTCACGCTTGCTTCCTCGACTGAGAAACTGTTGAGTCTTTTTGTCCTTAACAAGCACATCACGAGAGTTACGCTTGCTTCCTCGGCTGAGAAGCTGTTGAGTCTTTTTGTCCTTAACCAGCACATCATGAGAGTCAAATACAAATTCACAGGGGTAGTCATCAGTTAATCTTGAGACAGAGAGCAGAGATTTTGTTATTGATGGACATACTAACACACCATTAAGAGGTAAAGTACCTGACATAGTTGGTAACGCAATGGAGCTGACATGAGTAATAGGGAGAAAGTCTCCATTACCAAAAATCACAGCATCTGTTCCAGAGTAAGGTTGTGATGATTGATGATGATTATTAATGTAGCTCTAAGTCCAGCAACAGAACAAGCCTCAAGTCCACCAACATAACAAGCCCATTGTGAAGTCTCAGCTACAAGACAAATCTCCAACGTTCACAAAGGATAGAGCACAAGGAAGTTGTGCTCAACGTACGGTAAAGCAGTCAATACAGCTAGCCAATAGATACTCTCCTTTGCTAATGGCCAGCTGCTGAGATCACAGCTGTATCGTCTCTAGATCCTTCGGCTTATGCTATATATGTAAAACGTTTGTAACCTTTGATGATTTAAGCAATAAAGTATTATTCAGATATAATTTTGCTCTGTTTATTCCTCTGTTCTAGTTCTGCCTTTATGGTATCAGAGCCATGGAAGGCAATCCTGACCCTCATTCCGCTTCAAATCTCACAATAACTCAGAGTGTTACTCTCAAGCTGAAGGATGACAACTATCTCTTGTGGAAACTACAGTTTGAGCAGTTCCTCTCTTCTCAGATGCTTCTTGGCTACGTCAATGGTGGACTTGAGGCTTCTTCTGTTGCTGGACTTGAGCTACATTAATATCTAGCGGCTGCTTGTTTAAACCTTCAGCCACTGCAGCTTCCAGATGCGACGGCCAGTTGACGCACGTAAGTTTCACGCCCCGTCCTTGGTAGCCGTCGTCGACGATCCATCGTGAGTTGGTGGATAGAGGGAGAGCGAAGCTGGTGTTGATGATGAGGAACAGAGGAAGAAGAAAGACAGATATGAAGCTGAATCGTTTCATTGGTCTCTCTGCTTCGTCTAACCTCTTTCTATTACCGCCGACATGTAAGTACAGTAAGTACATTATGTACTTGTGTATAGTTTGGAACAACGTGTTAAGTGTTCAATTTATTTTAATTTTATTAGTTAAGAAATGAGTCAGGACTATCTTGTGTCGAGGTCATGATTGATGATCTCATCCATTGCTTTTTAATATATCCCCTCTGTTTGATATTAATAGGTAACTAAAAATTTTGTTACAAAATAAATGTTAAAAGTGTAAATTTTTTTATATATTATATAATTTTTACATTTTCTAGTTTGATTTTTTATTGATTGAAATATAGTTAGTTATATAGTTAATGATGTTTTTATTTTAAAAATACATAAAATTAAATATTTTCTTAATCTATATGTACAAATATAAAAGAACAATTAAAATAAACCAAAAAAAAAATAATCTTATAGAAATTAGTCAAAATTATATTAGTTGACCATAATATAATATGTTATATTATGCGAATTTAAAATAAACCAAAAAAATATAATCTTATAGAAATTAGTCAAAATTATATTAGTTGACCATAATATAATATGTTATATTATGCGAATTGCATCTGACATTTAATAACTAGTAGTTCTCACTGATTATTTTGGTAAAACATTCAAAATATTTGAGATTATTACAGTTAGATAGAGAGAAAGATGATCCAAGTTAATTATAAAAATATTCAAAATAAATTTAAATCAATACATAGATATTAAATAAACGGACTGGTCTATTTTGTTTCTCATTAATCTAAAATCATATTTATTTATAAAAATAAATTATAATTATATAAATAAATATAAGTTATTTGATAGATAAACATATTTTCTGTAGAAATATAAAATATTCTAACTCGAATCAAGTTTATATTAAAAATGTAACCTTTTTGACAAAAAAAGTGTATACTATAAGTATTTATTAAAACGAAAATATCACAAGATTATATTTAAAATGATGATAATATTACATGGCCTATTTGAACCGAATACAAACCGGTGAATGAACCAATTTTTAGCAAGAGGACAACATTATTTTTTTTTTTATTCTTAAGAAACAACACAACTCTTAGTCTGAAGTCTGATCTATTACACAGTTCAGCTTCTTGTTCCTCTAGACTCTATGAACCAATCACTGGTGAAGACTAGGAATAAGCTCAAGAGGAATTTTCTTAACAACAGTGACAACACCAGCTTCTTCCATGTCCATACGTTTCTTCTCTTCAGGCAAACTCCAATCAAAGTAGTAAATCAAATTCAAGAGTCCCAATTCAATGGTAGCAATAGCTGAAGCCATACCTGGGCAAATCCTTCGTCCAGAACCAAATGGTAAGAACTCAAAGCTTTTTCCTCTGTAATCCACAGGACTATCAATAAACCTCTCCGGGGTAAACTCTTCTGGATCCTTCCAGTATTTAGGATCACGTCCTATCGACCAAGCATTAATCAGTAGAAGGATTTTTGGTTGAATGTCATAGCCTTGAATCTTGATGTGACTCATTGTTTCTCTTGGGAGTAGCAAAGGAGCTGGTGGGTGTAGTCTTAAGGTTTCTTTCACCACAAGCTTCAAGTATTGAAGTTTATCTATTTCTTCTTCCGCAAGTCTCTCCTTTTGTTTGCTTCCAATGCAAGTTCTGATTTCGTCCTGAACTTTTTTCATCACTCTAGGGTTTCTAACTAGTTCTGCCATAGCCCAAATCATGGTGATGGCACTTGTGTCTACTCCAGCTAGATATATATTCTATAAAAAAAAGACATTATGTATTATAAACTAGGGATATACATAAGGCATGAATATCGCAAGTTTCTAAATGGGGTTTTAGAGAAAAAGTGATGTGTGGGCTCCAACAAAAAACTTAAGAATCGATGTCAAAAAGCACAAACTAATAACCGTTTTTCGTGTGTTTCTTATACTGTTCGCGGGTTCACCGATACGTGGCGGCACGCGATTGATATATTTTTTTTTAATCAGACAAAAAAAATAAAAAGTAAAAAAAAAAAATTAGAAACCCTTAAGTGGGTTTCAGAGATAATCATGGTCTTAAGGCAGGATTATCGGGGGAGGGAGAGAGGTTTTTAGTGCATTTGTAAGGGGAACCCACAAAAAGGAAAAAACGGGTTGCAGAAAAGCCAGAATAAGAATCGATATTGGCTGGTTTTTTGCACTGTTCGCGGGCCCCACTGACACGTGGCGGCCCGCGATTGGTTGGTTTTTATTTTTTTTATTTTTATTTTTTATTGAGACAAAAAAATAAAAAAAAAAAAAAAAAAAAAAAAAAAAAAAAAAAAAAATTTAAGAAACCCTTAAGTGGTTTCAGGGATAATCATGGTATTAGATTCAAGAAACATGAAGTAAAGAGATTTGTTTGCTTACTGTGCTGATCCCTTTGAGATGATCAATGGTGAGCTTGAAAGATTCATTATCTTCTTGTTTATGTATCATCTCTAAGACCGTGTCGATGAGATCAGGACGATCTTGTGTGAAAGTCATAGATTGATGATCATCAATTATATGATCAAGAAACGTATCAACCTCATTGAAAACATTTTGAAGTCTTTTAAGTTGCCCTGACACAGCGTCTAGAAACCATCCAAGACCACCAGTGGGGAAGAGATCAGTGAATTTGAGAGACATGTTTTTGTGAGCTTCAAGCATCAGTTCTTCGACTCTTTCCTCGCCGATATGCTTGTTCTCGAAGAAACTCTGTCCAAAGGCAGTTCTTGATACGATACTCCCAGTTAGGCAAAATAGGGTTTTGCTCAAATTAACTGGAGATTGCTTCAAAGCCGATTCTTTAAGTTTCTTGACCAGCAAGTCACACTCTTCCTCTCTAACGTACTTAAAAGATTGAACCTTCTTAACACTGAAAAACTCACGAACCGAAAGCTTACGCAGCTCTCTCCATGTTTCACCGTATACCCCAGAGCCGATGTCATTACCATTGCGCGAGAAAGTCTTTAAGGCGATAGTGGTAGGTCTTGTACAACACTCAAGGTCATGGGTTTTGAGAACTTCTTCAGCTCCTTCACTCGATGTGATCACGACCATTCTAACAACCCCTAGACGGAGAAGCATCATGGGTCCGTGTTTCTTGGAGAGGTCGTGAAGACATGTGTGAAGTGAGCCCTTGATCTGGTGTAGGTTTCCGATGAACGGAATCTGTGTTGGACCTGAAGGAAGA
It encodes:
- the LOC106316201 gene encoding cytochrome P450 71B4-like, with the protein product MAILLSFLLLLLLPLLFLFINKNKKHSNNLPSGPTQIPFIGNLHQIKGSLHTCLHDLSKKHGPMMLLRLGVVRMVVITSSEGAEEVLKTHDLECCTRPTTIALKTFSRNGNDIGSGVYGETWRELRKLSVREFFSVKKVQSFKYVREEECDLLVKKLKESALKQSPVNLSKTLFCLTGSIVSRTAFGQSFFENKHIGEERVEELMLEAHKNMSLKFTDLFPTGGLGWFLDAVSGQLKRLQNVFNEVDTFLDHIIDDHQSMTFTQDRPDLIDTVLEMIHKQEDNESFKLTIDHLKGISTNIYLAGVDTSAITMIWAMAELVRNPRVMKKVQDEIRTCIGSKQKERLAEEEIDKLQYLKLVVKETLRLHPPAPLLLPRETMSHIKIQGYDIQPKILLLINAWSIGRDPKYWKDPEEFTPERFIDSPVDYRGKSFEFLPFGSGRRICPGMASAIATIELGLLNLIYYFDWSLPEEKKRMDMEEAGVVTVVKKIPLELIPSLHQ